One window of the Candidatus Jettenia sp. genome contains the following:
- a CDS encoding acetyl-CoA decarbonylase/synthase complex subunit delta — MMEIPNVADKWTSGVNEITIGATKDKGGSRQKTITVGGSKCIPFMDFEGNPGHKPVIAMDVYDTPPDDWAETLTKPFADVINDPAQWAKKCVEQYGADLICLKLDGVHPDKGDKSAEDAVKTVKSILAAVGVPLIIWGCEHDEKDNEVMPKVSQAARGENCLLGIVSQDNYKTLTATCLADGHSIITMAPVDINIGKQINILVSEMDFPLNRIVMFQSTGALGYGLEYTYSIQERERLAALTGDKMMSMPVICDVGHEAWRSKEAKSNDNDVPQWGPREERGPMWETITATSLLQSGVDIIRMNHPRAVAAVKKCIDRLY; from the coding sequence ATGATGGAAATACCAAATGTAGCGGACAAGTGGACAAGTGGTGTCAATGAGATTACTATTGGTGCTACAAAGGATAAAGGAGGTAGCCGACAAAAGACGATCACCGTTGGTGGCTCAAAATGTATTCCTTTTATGGATTTTGAGGGGAATCCTGGCCATAAGCCGGTAATTGCTATGGATGTGTATGATACACCGCCTGATGACTGGGCTGAGACCTTAACCAAGCCTTTTGCCGATGTCATCAACGATCCGGCACAATGGGCAAAAAAATGTGTAGAGCAATATGGGGCTGATCTGATCTGTCTTAAGCTTGATGGAGTCCATCCTGACAAAGGTGATAAAAGTGCAGAAGATGCGGTAAAAACGGTAAAATCGATCCTTGCTGCAGTAGGTGTTCCTCTCATTATTTGGGGGTGTGAGCATGATGAGAAAGATAACGAGGTAATGCCTAAAGTGAGCCAGGCTGCCAGGGGAGAAAACTGTCTATTAGGCATTGTATCACAGGATAACTATAAGACACTTACAGCTACATGCCTGGCAGATGGACACAGTATTATTACCATGGCGCCTGTGGATATTAACATTGGAAAACAGATTAATATTCTCGTGTCTGAGATGGATTTTCCACTCAACCGAATAGTAATGTTCCAATCAACTGGCGCTCTAGGCTACGGTTTGGAGTATACCTATTCTATTCAGGAACGTGAGCGATTGGCTGCTCTTACGGGCGATAAAATGATGTCTATGCCGGTAATCTGCGATGTTGGTCATGAGGCATGGCGATCAAAAGAGGCTAAATCTAACGATAACGATGTTCCCCAGTGGGGACCGCGGGAAGAAAGAGGTCCGATGTGGGAAACCATTACTGCCACCAGCCTTTTGCAATCTGGTGTTGATATCATTCGTATGAATCATCCCAGAGCTGTTGCAGCAGTAAAAAAATGTATTGATCGTTTATACTAA
- a CDS encoding AAA family ATPase has product MAFNIAVAGKGGTGKSTLSALIIRYITEEIGKPVSAVDADPNASLGSLLGLHVQSTVADLREDIVEKKVDFSGMSKDRYIEYAIEESIVEKDKFDLLTMGRPEGPKCYCYVNNLLRKYLDKVGTTYPFIVTDNEAGMEHLSRRTTNNVDFLMIVSEPTIVGALTMQRILKLADSLPITIRQKFCVLNRVPKNGIHENLQQKLDSLGIEISAIFPFDQEVYDTAACGAPIFEISRENELYRKLGEFLQKHLPASMLQKTVSDLI; this is encoded by the coding sequence ATGGCGTTTAATATTGCAGTCGCTGGGAAAGGCGGAACGGGAAAATCAACCCTTTCTGCTCTTATTATTCGATATATTACTGAGGAGATTGGTAAGCCTGTATCTGCTGTCGATGCTGATCCTAACGCCTCACTAGGTTCGTTGCTCGGATTGCATGTACAGAGTACCGTTGCTGATCTCCGTGAGGATATTGTAGAAAAGAAGGTTGATTTTTCGGGAATGTCCAAGGATAGATACATTGAGTATGCTATTGAGGAATCTATTGTTGAAAAGGACAAATTCGATCTCTTGACCATGGGTAGGCCCGAAGGTCCGAAGTGTTATTGTTATGTGAACAATCTTTTGCGGAAATATCTTGATAAAGTAGGAACAACCTATCCTTTTATTGTGACAGATAATGAAGCTGGTATGGAGCATCTCTCCCGCAGGACTACGAATAATGTAGATTTCCTGATGATTGTAAGTGAGCCAACGATTGTTGGTGCATTGACCATGCAGCGGATCCTTAAATTAGCCGATTCGCTTCCAATTACGATTAGACAAAAGTTCTGTGTATTGAACCGGGTACCGAAAAATGGCATTCATGAGAATCTTCAGCAGAAGTTAGATAGTTTGGGGATTGAGATATCTGCGATATTCCCGTTCGATCAGGAGGTGTATGATACTGCAGCGTGTGGGGCACCCATATTTGAGATTTCCCGTGAAAATGAATTATACCGAAAACTGGGTGAGTTTTTACAAAAACACCTGCCGGCGAGTATGCTTCAGAAGACGGTGTCTGATCTCATATAA
- a CDS encoding dihydropteroate synthase — MFKDVREAIKNKDPKAVQELAIKQTEAGASFLDVNVGTATADPAGAMKWLIEVIQDTVKTPIAIDSQKFDIVKAGLSVIKNEVLINSSKGDPEELDKYMPLAKEYNASLICLTMDKCGIPQDVERRMEIAMKIVEKAVEHEYELSKVYIDPVLFPINVDQKQPALMFDIFNQIKMISDPPPHRNVGLSNFSQGTKEKRLLARIFLTMGISYGLDAAVMDVLDKDLMDAAITAEIIMNQHVYSDSYLTACRK; from the coding sequence ATGTTTAAAGATGTACGTGAAGCTATAAAAAATAAGGACCCAAAGGCTGTGCAAGAACTTGCGATAAAGCAGACAGAGGCCGGGGCTAGTTTTCTGGACGTGAATGTGGGTACTGCTACGGCAGATCCGGCTGGAGCGATGAAATGGTTAATTGAGGTTATTCAGGATACAGTAAAGACACCCATTGCGATCGACAGTCAAAAATTCGATATCGTAAAGGCCGGTTTATCGGTGATTAAAAATGAGGTCTTAATCAATTCCTCAAAGGGTGATCCTGAAGAATTAGATAAATACATGCCTTTGGCTAAGGAATACAATGCATCGCTGATATGTCTTACGATGGATAAATGTGGTATTCCCCAGGATGTTGAACGGCGTATGGAGATTGCTATGAAGATTGTGGAAAAGGCGGTAGAGCATGAGTATGAACTATCAAAGGTATACATAGACCCCGTACTTTTCCCTATTAATGTCGATCAGAAACAGCCTGCACTCATGTTTGACATCTTCAACCAGATCAAAATGATCTCTGATCCGCCGCCACACCGAAATGTAGGGCTCAGTAACTTCTCTCAGGGAACAAAGGAAAAAAGGCTTTTAGCCCGTATATTTTTAACCATGGGAATCTCATACGGACTGGACGCTGCTGTCATGGATGTACTTGATAAGGATTTAATGGATGCTGCAATAACAGCAGAGATTATTATGAATCAACACGTTTATAGTGATTCCTATCTTACGGCATGTAGAAAGTAA